Proteins encoded within one genomic window of Episyrphus balteatus chromosome 1, idEpiBalt1.1, whole genome shotgun sequence:
- the LOC129907136 gene encoding uncharacterized protein LOC129907136, producing MLNIFQEPEINESVSKYEYHTYSPYQNNFERNDIIQISIQHQNLDVLPSESFLYIEGLLSTTDVKEITINNNTKLVNNAMAFLFDEIRYELNGKEIDYNRNVGITSTIKNYLSLTKNESDMLLNASWSPDSPISLKPFQFNYCIPLNKLLGFAEDYKKIIPNARHDLIITRARVDENALISPTNEKVQINIQKIQWKVPHVTLSDSMKLNLYKSINKNNSMKIAFRNWDLYEYPMLPSSDHHIWNVKTTTQIEKPRYIVFALQTGKNKNLTADPTTFDHCSLTDLKVYLNSDVYPHEDLNVSFEKNRYSLFYRMYADFQKTYYNKTSSEPLLSWDLFKSRAPIFVVDCRYQNEALKTGAVDIRLEMRTSKNIPANTSANCLMLHDRIIEYNPLDQVVNRIV from the coding sequence atgcttAATATTTTTCAAGAGCCGGAAATTAATGAAAGTGTTTCTAAATATGAATATCATACTTATTCCccgtatcaaaacaattttgaacgcAATGACATTATTCAGATTTCCATACAACATCAAAATCTTGATGTTCTCCCTTCGgaaagttttttatatattgaaGGATTATTATCGACAACAGATGTAAaagaaattacaataaataACAATACAAAACTTGTAAACAATGCCATggcttttctttttgatgaaaTACGCTATGAACTTAATGGAAAGGAAATCGATTACAATAGAAATGTCGGAATAACATCAAcgatcaaaaattatttatctttaACTAAAAATGAAAGTGATATGCTGTTAAACGCATCCTGGTCTCCTGACTCACCTATTAGTTTGAAAccatttcaatttaattattgTATTCCATTGAACAAACTTTTAGGATTCGCtgaagattataaaaaaatcattccaaatgCTCGACATGATCTTATTATCACTCGTGCAAGAGTGGATGAAAACGCACTGATCTCTCCAACCaatgaaaaagtacaaattaacattcaaaaaatacaatggaAAGTACCCCACGTAACCTTATCAGATTCCATGAAATTAAACTTATATAAATCtatcaataaaaataactcTATGAAAATTGCTTTCCGAAACTGGGATCTTTATGAATATCCCATGTTGCCAAGTTCTGATCATCATATCTGGAATGTCAAGACAACAACTCAAATAGAAAAACCTCGATACATTGTTTTTGCTCTACAAactggtaaaaataaaaatctgactgCTGATCCTACAACGTTTGATCACTGTAGTCTAACAGACTTAAAAGTTTATCTGAATTCTGATGTATATCCTCATGAAGACCTAAATGTTTCATTTGAAAAGAACAGATACAGCTTATTTTATAGAATGTAcgcagattttcaaaaaacctaCTATAATAAAACTTCTTCAGAGCCTCTTCTTTCCTGGGATCTATTCAAATCACGTGCACCAATATTTGTTGTAGACTGCAGATATCAAAATGAAGCATTAAAAACAGGAGCAGTTGATATACGCTTGGAGATGAGAACATCAAAGAATATACCTGCAAACACCTCAGCTAACTGCCTCATGCTTCATGACCGTATAATTGAATACAATCCACTTGATCAAGTAGTCAACAGAATTGTTtga